In Capsicum annuum cultivar UCD-10X-F1 chromosome 7, UCD10Xv1.1, whole genome shotgun sequence, one genomic interval encodes:
- the LOC107878262 gene encoding peroxidase 3: MASFSNLMSTLVLFIIIGCGYAQLEMNFYAKSCPKAENIIKDFVQKQVPKAPNTAAAILRMHFHDCFVRGCDGSVLLNFTSSTGNQTEKQANPNLTLRGFSFIDAVKRLVEAECPGVVSCADIIALVARDAVVVTGGPFWNVPTGRRDGTISNVSEANADIPAPTSNFTRLQQSFAKKGLDLKDLVLLSGAHTIGVSHCSSFSERLYNFTGVFGTQDPSLDSEYADNLKSRKCKSINDNTTIVEMDPGSFKTFDLSYFKLLLKRRGLFQSDAALTTRTTTKTFIEQLVDGPLKEFFDEFAKSMEKMGRVEVKTGSAGEIRKHCAFVNN; this comes from the exons ATGGCCTCATTTAGCAATTTGATGAGTACTTTGGTATTATTTATAATCATAGGCTGTGGATATGCTCAATTGGAGATGAATTTCTATGCCAAGAGCTGCCCAAAAGCAGAGAACATTATTAAAGATTTTGTTCAGAAGCAAGTTCCTAAGGCTCCAAATACTGCAGCAGCCATACTAAGAATGCATTTCCATGATTGTTTTGTCAGG GGCTGTGATGGATCTGTGCTTCTTAATTTCACTTCAAGTACTGGAAATCAGACTGAAAAACAAGCCAATCCTAATCTGACATTGCGCGGCTTCTCATTCATTGATGCTGTTAAGAGATTAGTTGAAGCGGAATGCCCTGGAGTTGTCTCTTGTGCTGATATTATTGCCTTGGTTGCTAGAGATGCAGTTGTAGTTACA ggaggtccTTTTTGGAATGTGCCAACTGGTAGAAGAGATGGAACAATATCAAATGTCTCAGAAGCCAATGCTGACATCCCAGCTCCAACTAGTAACTTCACCAGACTACAACAATCTTTCGCGAAGAAAGGCCTTGATTTGAAGGACCTGGTCCTCTTATCAG GTGCACACACCATTGGAGTGTCTCATTGCTCCTCATTCTCCGAGCGTCTGTACAATTTCACTGGGGTTTTTGGTACACAAGATCCATCACTAGACAGCGAATACGCGGATAATCTCAAGTCAAGAAAATGCAAATCGATCAATGACAATACCACTATAGTTGAGATGGATCCAGGTAGTTTCAAGACATTCGATCTTAGCTACTTCAAACTTCTACTCAAAAGGAGAGGCCTATTCCAATCCGATGCAGCCTTGACAACACGTACCACAACAAAAACATTTATTGAACAGCTAGTCGATGGACCGCTCAAAGAATTCTTCGACGAATTTGCTAAGTCCATGGAGAAAATGGGAAGAGTTGAAGTTAAGACAGGCAGTGCTGGTGAAATCAGGAAGCATTGTGCATTTGTGAATAATTGA